One Limimonas halophila genomic window carries:
- a CDS encoding intermembrane phospholipid transport protein YdbH family protein has protein sequence MRHLARTLAGVVLILAVLVVSAVIWRTQLAEVAGTRWLAAQGFGKADFAVKRLSLSHVVVTDVDLGSGAPQAERISATFTANDLLHGTLKSLEIRGLRATVDPLSGDRSPWLPRSTGATTATETETGDGAWSHSLPRIALRDARIVVQVPGTPDIPVQFQGQLRPENGLAVTFEANARERFAQARLEGTLTDLATEPSGQLDGAINADLATLPVAWRNALAIPTGRFSLRLRHEGRLPALQTLTGPERRIPDTGQLEITAKLRDATSEPYAEGLTASGTLAAHATDGELRITAPDPITLRTEGGRAAAWERLGLPDELARLFTTKTRTEITPREAGAPLLRVRPVAAGWRLDAAAAARGEIGTTGGLAGGVDAVAMLDADLGLRRAKADPVTLTATGLPLPWGAVNTATYRGTAALTSGTYTARGTLSATAASARIGEASARDIRMKAPLTARFAGGDDAEIALRAPGWLHLVEVTAPGGVSVAMPERIAVPDASAALSPAGVRVSAVTRPGTIRIGDTIRTNGGRITVSVAQTGSGLRLDGAVSDASATVPGAALAARGISGTVAMPPGAAPRGDLTVASLRHTAATPAFKPLSINAAVTASEGAYRLDGAVSFADATLEVPVEGRFDPATGTGRLRVPPTPIRFAPGGLQPAALSPLLADATKVSGTLTPAATLSLGANGLSSTGELAIDGLDATLPFCTISNLNGTLALDSLVPPRTAGVQTVTADTITAALPLADVEARVRLDAAANGKPIVHVAEATGKLAEGEVSLRNIVWTQSATRVDAPVHISGMSLSKLIEEIGVEDISGTGNLVGTIPVRVEDGAALVDDGTLRATGPGQLRVRLGAAESLKAAGGEHVTLMLRALENFQYDVLSIGVNRPTPGEMKATVTLGGRNPDVLDGYPFRFNVNISGDMRPLLEALRRGRALSADLLNNAISVQ, from the coding sequence ATGCGGCACCTCGCGCGCACGCTTGCCGGCGTTGTCCTGATCCTGGCGGTGCTCGTTGTCAGCGCTGTCATCTGGCGCACGCAACTCGCCGAGGTCGCCGGCACGCGCTGGCTCGCCGCGCAGGGTTTTGGCAAGGCCGACTTCGCCGTCAAACGGCTCAGCCTGTCCCACGTGGTGGTGACGGACGTGGACCTGGGCTCCGGCGCACCGCAGGCCGAGCGGATCAGCGCCACGTTTACCGCGAACGACCTGCTGCACGGGACACTAAAATCACTCGAAATCAGGGGCTTGCGCGCCACGGTCGATCCGCTGAGCGGCGACCGCTCGCCGTGGCTTCCGCGCTCGACGGGTGCCACGACCGCGACGGAGACGGAGACCGGAGATGGCGCCTGGTCCCACAGCCTGCCGCGCATCGCGCTCCGCGATGCCAGGATCGTGGTTCAGGTTCCCGGCACGCCGGACATTCCCGTTCAGTTCCAGGGCCAGCTGCGCCCCGAGAATGGCTTGGCCGTCACCTTCGAGGCGAACGCACGCGAACGCTTCGCCCAAGCCCGGCTGGAGGGCACGTTGACCGACCTCGCCACGGAACCCAGCGGCCAACTGGACGGGGCCATCAACGCCGACTTGGCGACGCTCCCGGTGGCGTGGCGGAACGCCCTGGCGATCCCAACCGGCCGGTTTTCGCTTCGGCTCCGACACGAGGGGCGGCTGCCGGCCCTCCAAACCTTGACCGGGCCCGAGCGGCGCATCCCCGATACCGGCCAGCTGGAAATCACGGCCAAACTGCGCGACGCCACGAGCGAGCCCTATGCCGAGGGGCTCACCGCTTCGGGAACACTGGCCGCGCACGCCACGGACGGCGAGCTGCGCATCACAGCGCCCGATCCGATCACGCTCCGTACCGAAGGCGGGCGCGCTGCAGCCTGGGAACGGCTCGGGCTGCCGGACGAGCTTGCCCGCCTCTTCACGACGAAGACCCGCACCGAGATTACCCCGCGCGAAGCCGGGGCGCCGCTGCTGCGGGTGCGGCCGGTGGCGGCCGGGTGGCGGCTGGATGCGGCCGCGGCGGCAAGGGGTGAGATCGGGACCACCGGCGGTCTGGCCGGCGGGGTCGACGCGGTGGCCATGCTGGACGCCGACCTGGGCCTGCGCCGGGCCAAAGCCGATCCCGTGACGCTCACGGCCACGGGCCTGCCGCTGCCGTGGGGCGCCGTGAACACCGCCACGTATCGCGGGACCGCGGCGCTCACATCGGGCACGTACACCGCGAGGGGCACGCTTTCCGCGACGGCGGCATCGGCGCGGATCGGCGAAGCAAGCGCGCGCGACATCCGGATGAAGGCCCCGCTGACCGCGCGCTTTGCCGGCGGCGACGACGCGGAAATCGCGCTGCGCGCGCCCGGTTGGTTACACCTCGTCGAGGTCACGGCGCCGGGCGGGGTTTCCGTGGCGATGCCCGAGCGCATCGCTGTGCCGGACGCCTCAGCCGCGCTGAGTCCGGCGGGCGTGCGCGTCAGCGCCGTCACGCGGCCCGGAACGATCCGGATCGGCGACACCATCCGGACCAACGGCGGCCGCATCACGGTTTCGGTGGCGCAAACAGGCAGCGGTCTGCGGCTGGACGGGGCCGTGTCCGACGCTTCGGCCACGGTACCGGGCGCCGCACTGGCCGCGCGCGGAATCTCCGGCACCGTGGCGATGCCGCCCGGGGCCGCGCCACGCGGCGACCTTACCGTCGCATCGCTCCGCCACACGGCGGCAACGCCGGCGTTCAAGCCCCTGAGCATCAATGCAGCGGTGACAGCGAGCGAGGGCGCGTACCGCTTGGACGGCGCCGTATCCTTTGCGGACGCGACCCTGGAGGTGCCGGTCGAAGGCCGCTTCGACCCGGCCACGGGGACGGGGCGGCTCCGCGTGCCCCCTACGCCCATCCGCTTCGCGCCGGGCGGCCTGCAGCCGGCCGCGCTCAGCCCGCTGCTCGCCGACGCGACCAAGGTTTCCGGCACGCTGACGCCGGCGGCGACGCTCAGCCTGGGCGCGAACGGCCTGTCCAGCACGGGCGAACTCGCCATCGACGGGCTCGACGCCACTCTGCCCTTCTGCACGATCAGCAACCTCAACGGCACCCTTGCGCTGGACAGCCTGGTCCCGCCACGCACCGCCGGGGTGCAAACCGTTACCGCCGACACGATCACGGCCGCGTTGCCGCTCGCCGACGTGGAAGCCCGCGTGCGCCTGGATGCCGCGGCCAACGGCAAGCCGATCGTTCATGTGGCCGAAGCCACTGGAAAGCTCGCCGAGGGCGAGGTGTCGCTTCGCAACATCGTCTGGACCCAGAGCGCGACCCGCGTGGACGCGCCGGTCCACATCAGCGGCATGTCGCTGAGCAAGCTGATCGAGGAAATCGGCGTCGAGGATATCAGTGGCACCGGAAACCTGGTCGGCACGATCCCAGTCCGTGTCGAAGACGGTGCGGCGCTGGTGGACGACGGCACGCTCAGGGCGACCGGACCGGGCCAGCTTCGTGTACGCCTCGGCGCGGCGGAAAGCCTCAAGGCCGCCGGCGGCGAGCATGTCACGCTCATGCTGCGGGCCCTGGAGAATTTCCAGTACGATGTTCTATCGATTGGCGTTAACCGGCCGACGCCCGGAGAGATGAAAGCGACCGTGACGCTTGGGGGGCGGAATCCCGACGTGCTCGACGGCTATCCCTTCCGCTTCAACGTCAACATCTCGGGCGACATGCGCCCACTCCTCGAAGCGCTCCGGCGCGGGCGCGCGCTGTCGGCGGACTTGCTGAACAACGCGATCTCCGTGCAATGA
- a CDS encoding YdbL family protein encodes MLVRRHLLALVPAVLLAAVAAPVAGTPSLDSLRAQGVIAERYDGYVEIRVDDPPSGAKQVVDQVNAKRRQIYQERAKNQGVAPEAVGKVYAEQIVERAPDGTYFKKPDGSYVQK; translated from the coding sequence ATGTTGGTGCGCCGTCATCTTTTGGCTCTCGTTCCGGCCGTGCTGCTGGCAGCGGTCGCTGCGCCGGTGGCTGGAACGCCGTCGCTGGACAGCCTGCGCGCCCAGGGCGTGATCGCCGAGCGCTACGACGGCTACGTGGAGATCCGGGTGGACGACCCACCCAGCGGCGCCAAGCAGGTGGTCGACCAGGTCAACGCCAAACGCCGCCAGATCTACCAGGAACGCGCCAAGAACCAGGGCGTCGCGCCGGAGGCGGTCGGCAAGGTCTACGCCGAACAGATCGTGGAGCGGGCGCCCGACGGCACCTACTTCAAGAAGCCGGACGGCAGCTACGTCCAGAAGTAG
- a CDS encoding xanthine dehydrogenase family protein molybdopterin-binding subunit, with amino-acid sequence MPDSGTTVLRKEDNRFLTGTGRYTDDFNRAGQVYAVFVRAEQPHARIAAIHTEEARNEPGVVAIFTGKDQEADGVGSLPCGWVVTDKHGNPNKAPAHYPLARDKVRYVGDHVAVVIAKTYSQARDAAELVEVETEPLEANVDPAKALEGAPAVHDDAADNLCYDWELGDQAATAQAFQQAHHVTKLDLRNNRCIPNAIEPRACLAEYDPGTDEYNLTTTSQNPHLERLILSAFVLGIPEHKLRVHSPDVGGGFGSKIYAYPEETTCVWASKKLGGKPIKWTAQRGESFAADAHGRDHVTHAELALDEQGHFLGLKVDTIANLGAYLSNFATSIPTYLYATLLAGQYTTPAIHCNVRGVFTNTAPVDAYRGAGRPEATYVVERIVERAARDLGMDPAEIRRRNFVQPDQFPYQTPVALTYDSGNYEKGLDEALRMIDYANFDRRRQDSEKRGKLRGIGFSAYIEACGLAPSQVVGQLGAGVGLWESAQVRFNATGTVSVFTGSHSHGQGHETTFAQVVAERFGLPVENVDIVHGDTGRIPMGMGTYGSRSLAVGGSAISRACDKVVDKGKKIAAHLLEASVDDIEFDRGSFRVAGTDKAKSIGEIAFAAYVPHNYPEGVEPGLDETAFYDPSNFTYPAGVHVAEVEIDPDTGDTEIADWVAVDDFGTVINPMVVEGQIHGGIAQGVGQALMEEGVYDADGQLVTGSYQDYCMPRADDLPSFRIGMIETPCPHNPLGAKGCGEAGTIAAPAALMNAITDALGTDEISMPATREKVWRTAQRRLQQAAQ; translated from the coding sequence ATGCCGGACAGTGGCACGACCGTTCTGCGCAAGGAAGACAACCGCTTCCTGACCGGCACCGGGCGCTACACCGACGACTTCAACCGCGCCGGTCAGGTCTACGCAGTCTTCGTGCGCGCCGAGCAGCCGCACGCCCGCATCGCCGCCATCCACACCGAGGAGGCGCGGAACGAGCCGGGCGTCGTGGCGATCTTCACGGGCAAGGATCAGGAAGCCGACGGCGTGGGCTCTCTGCCCTGCGGCTGGGTGGTCACGGACAAGCACGGCAACCCGAACAAGGCCCCTGCCCACTATCCCCTGGCGCGCGACAAGGTGCGCTACGTCGGCGACCACGTGGCGGTGGTTATCGCCAAAACCTACAGCCAGGCGCGCGACGCCGCCGAACTGGTCGAGGTGGAGACGGAGCCGCTGGAGGCAAACGTCGACCCGGCCAAGGCGCTCGAGGGCGCGCCCGCCGTCCACGACGACGCGGCCGACAACCTCTGCTACGACTGGGAGCTGGGCGACCAGGCGGCGACCGCGCAGGCGTTCCAGCAGGCCCACCACGTCACGAAGCTGGACCTGCGCAACAACCGCTGCATCCCCAACGCCATCGAGCCGCGCGCCTGCCTCGCCGAGTACGATCCGGGCACGGACGAATACAACCTTACCACCACCAGCCAGAACCCTCATCTGGAGCGGCTCATCCTGTCCGCCTTCGTGCTCGGCATCCCCGAGCACAAGCTGCGCGTCCACTCGCCCGACGTCGGCGGGGGCTTCGGTTCCAAGATCTACGCCTATCCCGAGGAGACGACCTGCGTCTGGGCGTCCAAGAAGCTGGGCGGCAAGCCCATCAAGTGGACGGCCCAGCGCGGGGAAAGCTTCGCCGCCGACGCGCACGGGCGCGACCACGTCACCCACGCGGAGCTGGCGCTGGACGAGCAGGGCCACTTCCTGGGGCTGAAGGTGGACACGATCGCCAACCTGGGCGCCTATCTGTCCAACTTCGCCACCTCGATCCCGACCTACCTCTACGCCACGCTGTTGGCTGGCCAGTACACGACGCCCGCGATCCACTGCAACGTGCGCGGGGTGTTCACCAACACCGCGCCGGTGGACGCCTACCGGGGCGCCGGGCGCCCGGAGGCCACCTACGTGGTCGAGCGCATCGTCGAGCGGGCGGCGCGGGATCTCGGCATGGACCCGGCGGAGATCCGCCGGCGCAACTTCGTCCAGCCCGACCAGTTCCCCTACCAGACGCCGGTGGCGCTGACCTACGACAGCGGCAACTACGAAAAGGGTCTGGACGAAGCCCTGCGCATGATCGACTACGCCAACTTCGATCGGCGCCGGCAGGACTCCGAAAAGCGCGGCAAGCTACGCGGCATCGGCTTTTCCGCCTACATCGAGGCGTGCGGGCTCGCTCCCTCGCAGGTGGTCGGGCAGCTCGGCGCCGGCGTGGGCCTGTGGGAGTCCGCCCAGGTGCGCTTCAACGCCACCGGCACGGTCTCGGTGTTCACGGGCTCGCACAGCCACGGCCAGGGCCACGAGACGACCTTCGCCCAGGTGGTCGCCGAGCGCTTCGGCCTGCCGGTGGAGAACGTGGACATCGTCCACGGCGACACCGGCCGTATCCCGATGGGCATGGGCACCTACGGCTCGCGCTCCCTGGCCGTGGGCGGCTCCGCGATCTCGCGCGCCTGTGACAAGGTGGTCGACAAGGGCAAGAAGATCGCCGCCCATCTGCTCGAAGCGTCCGTGGACGACATCGAGTTCGACCGCGGCAGCTTCCGCGTGGCGGGCACGGACAAGGCCAAGTCCATCGGCGAGATCGCCTTCGCCGCCTACGTGCCGCACAACTACCCCGAGGGCGTCGAACCCGGCCTGGACGAGACGGCCTTCTACGATCCGTCCAACTTCACCTACCCGGCCGGGGTGCACGTTGCCGAGGTGGAGATCGACCCCGACACGGGCGACACCGAGATCGCGGACTGGGTGGCCGTCGACGACTTCGGCACCGTCATCAACCCGATGGTTGTCGAGGGACAGATCCACGGCGGCATCGCCCAGGGCGTCGGCCAGGCGCTGATGGAGGAAGGTGTCTACGACGCCGACGGTCAGCTCGTCACCGGCTCCTACCAGGACTACTGCATGCCGCGCGCGGACGATCTGCCGTCCTTCCGCATCGGCATGATCGAAACGCCCTGCCCGCACAATCCCTTGGGCGCCAAGGGCTGCGGCGAAGCCGGCACGATCGCGGCCCCGGCGGCGCTCATGAACGCCATCACGGATGCGCTCGGCACGGACGAGATCTCCATGCCGGCGACGCGGGAAAAGGTCTGGCGGACGGCCCAGCGCCGGCTGCAGCAGGCGGCTCAATAA
- a CDS encoding (2Fe-2S)-binding protein has product MPEVTMTVNGEQVTREVEARTLLTDFLREDLGLTGTHVGCDTSQCGACVIHVDGVSAKACTMLALQADGCEITTIEGLAENGELHPMQAAFKEHHGLQCGFCTPGMVMSAIDLVNRTGDPDEATVRSWLEGNICRCTGYHNIVKAVQHAAREMRG; this is encoded by the coding sequence ATGCCCGAGGTGACCATGACCGTGAACGGGGAGCAGGTAACGCGCGAGGTCGAAGCGCGCACGCTGCTCACCGATTTTCTGCGCGAAGACTTGGGCCTGACCGGCACGCACGTCGGCTGCGACACCAGCCAGTGCGGCGCCTGCGTCATCCACGTGGACGGCGTCTCGGCCAAGGCGTGCACGATGCTGGCCCTTCAGGCCGACGGCTGCGAGATCACGACGATCGAGGGGTTGGCCGAGAACGGCGAGCTTCACCCCATGCAAGCGGCGTTCAAGGAACACCACGGCCTGCAGTGCGGCTTCTGCACGCCCGGCATGGTGATGAGCGCCATCGACCTGGTGAACCGGACGGGCGATCCGGACGAGGCCACCGTCCGTTCCTGGCTCGAAGGCAACATCTGCCGCTGCACCGGCTATCACAACATCGTGAAAGCCGTTCAACACGCGGCCCGGGAGATGAGGGGGTGA
- a CDS encoding putative monovalent cation/H+ antiporter subunit A yields MMLPAVLSGFVLGAFAPTILRTLGERASWLLGLLPAALFVYFLSFLPAVAAGETLRFATPWVPAIGVSLSFFVDGLALLFALLISGIGTFVVIYTGAYLHGDRQMGRFYLYLLSFMAAMLGVVLADNIITLFVFWELTSLTSFLLIGYNHSEGPSRRAAMQALVVTGAGGLALLAGLLIMSAVAGGSMALSDLNQAGEVLRESPMYAAMTVLVLLGAFSKSAQVPLHFWLPNAMEAPTPVSAYLHSSTMVKAGVYLLARLSPSLGGTALWFDALVIFGGATMLTGAVLALSQTDLKRILAYSTVAGLGTLVMLIGIGTPLAYKAAAAFLITHALYKGGLFLIAGTVDHEAGTRDVRALGGLRSAMPISFAAAVLAGLSMSGIIPFIGFIAKEVMYEGALHTNGIVALAAVLGNALTVAAAGLVVVRPFFGAQPDLPKHPHEGPPALTMGGLTLAVLGFLAGIFHPVTSATFVFPMMQSLSEAPLEHGAGHLYLWHGITWPLVLSVVTLAIGITTYLTWDRVHAGITGALRRIGWGPDRGYDQAVAGLERFAAIQTRVQQTGYLRQYLWVSFAVIVAGVAGSLLTLGGGPGAFAWPAGELMEWLALALLIAGALVTTVVRSRVAAVAALGLVGYAVALIFLLFSAPDLAFTQFMVETLTVVILVLVLMRVPLEVTAFRRRAGHMRDAALSLAVGATVTVLLLAVVQTPLDLRLSEYFAETSVPEAHGHNIVNVILVDFRALDTLGEIFVVTVAGLSTAALLGMLKRRRRGGEEAG; encoded by the coding sequence ATGATGCTGCCCGCCGTTCTTTCCGGTTTCGTGCTCGGCGCGTTCGCGCCCACCATCCTGCGCACGCTGGGTGAGCGCGCGTCGTGGCTGCTGGGGCTGCTGCCGGCGGCGCTCTTCGTTTACTTCCTGAGCTTCCTGCCGGCGGTGGCGGCCGGAGAAACCCTCCGCTTCGCCACGCCCTGGGTGCCGGCGATCGGGGTGTCGCTCTCCTTCTTCGTGGACGGGCTGGCGCTGCTGTTCGCGCTGCTGATCAGCGGCATCGGCACCTTCGTCGTCATCTACACGGGCGCCTACCTTCACGGCGACCGGCAGATGGGGCGCTTCTACCTCTACCTGCTCAGCTTCATGGCGGCGATGCTGGGCGTGGTGCTCGCGGACAACATCATCACGCTCTTTGTGTTTTGGGAGCTGACGTCGCTCACATCCTTCCTGCTGATCGGCTACAACCACAGCGAGGGACCCTCGCGCCGGGCGGCCATGCAGGCGCTGGTCGTGACGGGCGCCGGCGGGCTGGCGCTGCTGGCCGGGCTGCTCATCATGAGCGCCGTGGCCGGCGGCAGCATGGCGCTGTCGGACCTCAACCAGGCCGGCGAGGTGCTGCGCGAGAGCCCGATGTACGCCGCGATGACGGTGCTGGTGCTGCTGGGGGCGTTTTCGAAGTCGGCGCAGGTGCCGCTGCACTTCTGGCTGCCCAACGCGATGGAGGCGCCCACGCCGGTCAGCGCCTACCTCCACAGCTCCACGATGGTGAAGGCGGGGGTCTACCTGCTGGCGCGGCTGAGCCCGTCGCTGGGCGGCACGGCGCTGTGGTTCGACGCGCTTGTCATCTTCGGCGGCGCCACGATGCTGACAGGCGCGGTGCTGGCGCTGAGTCAGACCGACCTCAAGCGCATCCTGGCGTATTCGACGGTCGCGGGCCTGGGCACACTGGTGATGCTGATCGGCATCGGCACGCCGCTGGCCTACAAGGCTGCCGCCGCGTTCCTCATCACGCACGCGCTCTACAAGGGCGGGCTGTTCCTGATTGCGGGCACCGTGGACCACGAGGCCGGCACGCGCGATGTCCGCGCGCTCGGCGGGCTCCGCTCGGCCATGCCGATCAGCTTCGCGGCGGCGGTGCTGGCGGGCCTGTCGATGTCGGGGATCATCCCCTTCATCGGCTTTATCGCCAAGGAGGTGATGTACGAGGGCGCGCTGCACACAAACGGCATCGTCGCGCTGGCCGCCGTGCTCGGGAATGCGCTGACCGTCGCCGCCGCCGGGCTGGTGGTGGTCCGGCCCTTCTTCGGCGCGCAGCCCGACCTGCCCAAGCATCCGCACGAGGGGCCGCCGGCGCTCACCATGGGCGGGCTGACGCTCGCCGTCCTGGGCTTCCTGGCGGGCATCTTCCATCCCGTCACCTCGGCGACCTTCGTCTTTCCGATGATGCAGAGCCTCAGCGAAGCCCCGCTGGAGCACGGCGCCGGTCACCTCTACTTGTGGCACGGCATCACCTGGCCACTGGTTTTGAGCGTCGTGACGCTGGCCATCGGCATCACCACCTATCTAACCTGGGACCGGGTGCATGCCGGCATCACAGGTGCGCTGCGGAGAATCGGCTGGGGCCCGGACCGCGGCTACGATCAGGCCGTCGCCGGGCTGGAACGGTTCGCCGCGATCCAGACGCGCGTCCAGCAAACCGGCTATCTGCGCCAGTACCTCTGGGTGTCGTTCGCCGTGATCGTGGCCGGTGTCGCCGGGTCGTTGCTGACGCTCGGCGGCGGGCCCGGGGCGTTCGCGTGGCCGGCGGGTGAGCTGATGGAGTGGTTGGCGCTGGCCCTCCTGATCGCCGGGGCACTGGTCACGACCGTGGTGCGCAGCCGTGTGGCCGCCGTGGCGGCACTCGGGCTCGTCGGCTATGCGGTGGCGCTGATCTTCCTGCTTTTCTCGGCGCCCGACCTCGCGTTCACGCAGTTCATGGTGGAGACGCTGACGGTCGTGATCCTGGTGCTCGTGCTCATGCGCGTGCCGCTGGAGGTGACGGCGTTCCGCCGGCGCGCGGGGCACATGCGCGACGCGGCGCTGTCCCTGGCCGTGGGTGCCACGGTGACGGTGCTGCTGCTCGCGGTCGTGCAGACGCCGCTGGATCTGCGGCTTAGCGAGTACTTCGCGGAAACCTCGGTGCCGGAGGCGCACGGGCACAACATCGTCAACGTCATCCTCGTCGACTTCCGCGCGCTCGACACCCTGGGCGAGATCTTCGTCGTGACGGTCGCGGGGCTGTCCACGGCCGCGCTGCTGGGGATGCTCAAGCGCCGCCGGCGCGGCGGGGAGGAAGCCGGCTGA
- a CDS encoding YnbE family lipoprotein gives MTRASILIALALGLASAACQPTVRMQAPEEPITINLNVKLDAEVRVKLEEKAEQDIEKNPDIF, from the coding sequence GTGACTCGTGCATCCATCCTGATCGCCCTGGCGCTGGGTCTGGCATCGGCGGCGTGCCAGCCAACGGTGCGCATGCAAGCGCCCGAGGAGCCCATCACGATCAACCTCAACGTGAAGCTGGATGCCGAGGTGCGCGTGAAGCTGGAAGAAAAGGCCGAGCAGGACATCGAAAAGAACCCGGACATCTTTTGA
- a CDS encoding FAD binding domain-containing protein → MYEFDYHKPGSLEEAAKLLSSEEDASLIAGGMTLLPTMKQRLAAPTSVIDLSGIPGLKGVSTEGNSVVVGAMTTHNEVASDATVRSKIPALAELAGQIGDAQVRNRGTIGGSIANNDPAADYPAAIVGLGATVRTNQREVAADDFFEELFETALEDGEIVTQVVFPVPEKAGYRKFHNPASRYAIVGTFVSSGPQGTRVAVTGAGPCVFRVPEMEQALASAWKPEAVDGIRVSADELNTDLHASAEYRAHLVTVMARRAVQAAG, encoded by the coding sequence ATGTACGAATTCGACTACCACAAGCCCGGCAGCCTCGAGGAAGCGGCCAAGCTGCTGAGCAGCGAGGAAGACGCCTCGCTCATCGCCGGCGGGATGACGCTGCTGCCCACGATGAAGCAGCGCCTCGCGGCGCCCACATCCGTGATCGACCTCAGCGGTATTCCAGGGCTGAAGGGCGTCAGCACCGAGGGCAACAGCGTGGTCGTGGGCGCCATGACCACCCACAACGAGGTCGCCTCGGACGCGACCGTGCGTTCAAAAATTCCGGCTTTGGCGGAGCTTGCCGGCCAGATCGGGGACGCCCAGGTGCGCAACCGTGGCACGATCGGCGGGTCCATCGCCAACAACGACCCGGCCGCCGACTATCCGGCCGCGATCGTCGGCCTGGGCGCCACGGTGCGCACGAACCAGCGCGAGGTCGCGGCGGACGACTTCTTCGAGGAGTTGTTCGAGACGGCGCTGGAAGACGGGGAGATCGTCACGCAGGTGGTCTTCCCCGTGCCGGAGAAAGCGGGCTACCGGAAGTTCCACAACCCCGCCTCGCGCTACGCTATCGTCGGCACCTTCGTCAGCAGCGGGCCCCAGGGCACGCGCGTGGCCGTCACGGGCGCCGGCCCGTGCGTCTTCCGTGTGCCGGAGATGGAGCAGGCGCTCGCCTCGGCGTGGAAGCCGGAGGCAGTGGACGGCATCCGCGTCAGCGCGGACGAGCTGAACACCGACCTGCACGCCAGCGCCGAGTACCGGGCCCACCTCGTGACTGTCATGGCCCGCCGCGCAGTGCAGGCCGCGGGCTAA
- a CDS encoding CoxG family protein, whose product MEMTGEQRIAAPRERVWEALNDPEILKQCIPGCQSIEKSDENSFAAKVKAKVGPVNSTFSGTVTLSDLNPPESYTISGQGSGGAAGFAKGSARVSLEEDGGETILRYTVDAQVGGKLAQVGQRLIQSTANKYAKQFFDSFTEKVGAAQAAETAAEAEQPQAETAPAAEATEPPATGEAPAAAPAGETAAPSPEAEATAGAGTTARAQSQAPQEAAETVAETAGGTTQPGSESQPAQEPSAAPENRRGLDPKIWVPGLIALIVILLAILSA is encoded by the coding sequence ATGGAAATGACGGGCGAGCAGCGCATCGCCGCGCCGCGCGAGCGCGTTTGGGAAGCGCTCAACGATCCCGAGATTCTCAAGCAGTGCATCCCGGGCTGCCAGTCCATCGAAAAGAGCGACGAGAACAGCTTCGCGGCGAAGGTGAAGGCCAAGGTCGGGCCGGTGAACAGCACCTTCTCGGGCACGGTGACGCTGTCCGACCTCAACCCGCCGGAAAGCTACACCATCTCCGGCCAGGGCTCCGGCGGTGCGGCGGGATTCGCCAAGGGCTCGGCCCGGGTCTCGCTGGAAGAAGACGGCGGCGAGACGATCCTGCGCTACACCGTTGACGCGCAGGTGGGCGGCAAGCTGGCCCAGGTGGGCCAGCGCCTGATCCAGTCCACGGCCAACAAGTACGCCAAGCAGTTCTTCGACAGCTTCACCGAGAAAGTGGGCGCCGCCCAGGCGGCGGAAACCGCGGCCGAAGCCGAGCAACCGCAAGCGGAAACCGCCCCGGCAGCCGAAGCGACCGAGCCGCCGGCCACCGGGGAAGCGCCGGCTGCGGCGCCCGCAGGCGAGACTGCCGCCCCGTCCCCGGAAGCGGAGGCAACCGCCGGCGCCGGCACCACGGCCCGCGCGCAGTCGCAAGCCCCGCAGGAAGCCGCGGAAACCGTGGCGGAAACGGCGGGCGGCACCACGCAGCCGGGATCGGAGTCCCAGCCCGCCCAGGAGCCGAGCGCAGCGCCCGAAAATCGGCGCGGCTTGGACCCGAAGATCTGGGTTCCGGGTCTCATCGCCCTGATCGTGATTCTCCTTGCGATCCTGAGCGCGTAA